A single Endozoicomonas sp. NE40 DNA region contains:
- a CDS encoding SIS domain-containing protein, with product MAINNNQTTPLEMTMSEGMKASVTRQIEALQELQGRINGEFTEAVQLLTSCRGRVIMLGMSQSGHIGRKIAATLYNAGLSCHLINPADAWHDNLSMVGSGDIIVMLSYSGMTEELVRLYPAIKHLGNKVITITGDPKGPVAEQADIVLDASVTEDLADQEFSPTTYTTVLLAIGDLLAEALHRFQASDLEGLRKDQKITWVRNIMSVDNYGRITPDSKISDVMHAMTATGSKICLVMDGDDLAGVITDGDLRRGLSGVDSLSGMRARNIMNGAPISIKEEASACDAKALMDKNKIRALVVQDANNHVIGVVTIDACRKALES from the coding sequence ATGGCCATAAATAATAATCAGACCACGCCGCTGGAGATGACTATGAGCGAAGGTATGAAAGCCAGTGTTACCCGCCAGATCGAAGCCCTGCAGGAACTTCAGGGACGTATCAACGGTGAATTCACTGAAGCCGTCCAGCTCCTGACCAGCTGCCGTGGTCGTGTGATCATGCTGGGTATGAGCCAGTCCGGTCATATTGGTCGCAAAATTGCAGCCACCCTGTATAACGCCGGCCTTTCCTGTCACCTGATTAACCCTGCCGATGCCTGGCACGACAATCTGAGTATGGTCGGCAGCGGCGATATTATTGTTATGCTGTCGTACAGTGGCATGACCGAAGAGCTGGTAAGGCTGTATCCAGCCATCAAACACCTGGGTAACAAAGTCATTACCATCACCGGTGATCCAAAAGGCCCCGTTGCAGAACAGGCTGACATCGTACTCGACGCCAGTGTGACTGAAGACCTGGCAGACCAGGAGTTCTCGCCCACGACCTACACCACCGTTTTGCTGGCCATCGGCGATCTGCTCGCAGAAGCCCTGCACCGGTTCCAGGCCAGTGATCTTGAAGGCTTGAGAAAAGACCAGAAAATCACCTGGGTACGCAACATCATGAGCGTCGACAACTATGGTCGCATTACGCCTGACAGCAAGATCAGCGATGTCATGCATGCCATGACGGCCACCGGCTCCAAGATCTGCCTGGTGATGGATGGTGATGATCTGGCAGGCGTGATTACCGACGGTGACTTACGACGCGGACTGTCTGGCGTAGACAGCCTGAGCGGGATGCGAGCCCGTAACATCATGAACGGCGCTCCGATCAGTATTAAGGAAGAAGCCAGTGCCTGTGACGCAAAAGCATTGATGGACAAAAACAAGATTCGCGCCCTGGTCGTGCAGGATGCCAATAACCATGTGATTGGCGTTGTGACCATTGATGCCTGCCGGAAAGCACTGGAGTCCTGA
- a CDS encoding paraquat-inducible protein A: MNGSDVGLKLCLSCHKVCAEQTERCPRCGARVYQRRQNSIARCWALTLTAAMLYIPANLLPMMTVSKFEEGQPQTIFSGVAELVNQGMIPIALLVFTASVVVPILKLLGMVWLLICVRFPGAAMHRQQMLYRMIVWIGRWSMLDIFIISLLVGLVQFGQLGTVTAGTGAYAFASVVVTTMLAAMQFDPRLLWDAVEPGAEKVTDS; encoded by the coding sequence ATTAACGGCTCTGACGTCGGACTGAAGCTATGTCTCAGCTGCCACAAAGTGTGTGCTGAACAGACAGAACGCTGCCCACGCTGTGGAGCCCGGGTGTATCAACGACGTCAGAACAGCATAGCCAGATGCTGGGCGCTCACCCTTACCGCCGCCATGCTGTATATCCCGGCCAACCTGCTGCCAATGATGACGGTCAGCAAGTTTGAAGAGGGGCAGCCGCAAACCATTTTCTCGGGAGTTGCCGAACTGGTCAATCAGGGCATGATTCCCATTGCCCTGTTGGTGTTTACCGCCAGTGTGGTGGTTCCCATTCTGAAACTTCTGGGGATGGTGTGGCTGCTGATCTGTGTCCGGTTTCCCGGAGCAGCCATGCACCGGCAGCAGATGCTTTACCGGATGATCGTCTGGATCGGGCGCTGGTCAATGCTGGATATTTTTATTATCTCCCTGCTGGTGGGGCTGGTGCAGTTTGGACAGCTCGGTACCGTCACAGCAGGTACGGGGGCTTACGCCTTTGCCAGTGTGGTGGTGACCACCATGCTGGCAGCCATGCAGTTCGATCCGCGTTTGTTGTGGGATGCCGTGGAACCCGGAGCTGAAAAGGTTACTGACAGTTAG
- a CDS encoding autotransporter outer membrane beta-barrel domain-containing protein → MPNKNLAHLFPLAVLSAAVASAHAAKDFDIPEGEYRLTDGSESALVIIRSSYPEGHRFKVPIEGTINLRGSLIMDNGLTASGILFDESPEPDVDVNITPSGKILIKQGLGANIKYGRSTLSNVSNRGYLYNKDSEIIRIAPDNPSLATSVIGVITNETLGIMEGNIALKLYEGDMNGDFINKGIIKTTGSSGISLHLASFYGNIINEGTWTSNGYALQLNDATSFNGNLENSGTITASEGLVRITGDSPTSDDAFANFEGSIINRSFGVMTAETGHAFEFKDMAFVGGIVNEASGSMIAREEDKALVYIGASSDSDVSANEGKITDGVTNAGLMSGYYLAWNDNLNHTLEVTNQGTGLMTGRFRGNINFYNHGSFFTERGTSLTGDFTHTGVLEFSVDSAASTTPVMDVSGTATLSSASSVVVAPDFELYNDDSRLAGESYQLLRAGTLTNSGANIQGSVLTTVNVVDDSGNTLTVTIDRKKPEEASSGSEATEAVIEAASRSKTLFDLLAGTTSKAQLDKLVQENWVNNSHATQQMNLIVQEEAVSIPLQRLSTARSFSRGVSFGDEQAGKGIWMQVLAAEASQDSRKNKAGHTLSGFDADIDGFSLGLESSLEKGFYDITYGAAFTVAGVKAEKKNSIDDNRLKNYQLSVYGSYTRDQWYLDGVLNYGRSKHERMRYVEHPDVVLSPIEADFNSNHYGLKLLAGFTYPYLNTLFQPVIGFNYSRIVSDDYREKDTGNTRLAQSVSGQTYQKIELGAGLEMSRIYEIAQGTLEPSVRIMGWYDIKGDRVKTDSILIDGGGPLNFEGAKPVRDSYSASFNLTYRRLDNLSIVLGYDRHQKSGYKSNNYTLRMKYDF, encoded by the coding sequence ATGCCCAATAAAAATCTGGCTCATTTATTTCCACTGGCGGTGTTGAGTGCGGCGGTTGCCAGTGCTCATGCAGCGAAGGATTTTGACATACCAGAAGGGGAGTACCGCCTTACCGATGGTTCTGAATCCGCTTTGGTCATCATTCGTTCCAGCTACCCGGAAGGCCATCGTTTCAAGGTGCCTATTGAAGGCACAATAAATCTTCGTGGTAGCCTGATTATGGATAATGGCTTAACGGCCAGCGGCATATTATTTGATGAAAGCCCGGAGCCTGATGTTGATGTCAACATCACTCCCTCGGGCAAAATCCTTATTAAGCAGGGGCTGGGAGCCAATATTAAATATGGTCGTTCGACCCTTTCCAACGTGAGCAACAGAGGCTACCTGTATAATAAGGATTCAGAAATTATCAGAATCGCTCCGGATAATCCCAGTCTGGCAACGTCAGTGATCGGGGTTATAACCAATGAAACTCTGGGCATCATGGAAGGGAACATTGCTTTAAAGCTTTACGAAGGTGACATGAATGGCGACTTTATTAATAAGGGCATAATAAAGACAACGGGCTCTTCTGGTATTTCACTTCATCTGGCTTCTTTTTATGGAAATATTATTAACGAGGGAACCTGGACCAGCAACGGCTATGCCCTTCAGCTCAATGATGCCACCAGCTTTAATGGAAACCTGGAAAATAGTGGAACCATAACAGCGTCTGAGGGGCTGGTTCGAATCACCGGTGATAGTCCTACCTCGGACGATGCCTTTGCAAATTTTGAAGGAAGCATTATCAATCGCTCATTCGGTGTTATGACTGCAGAAACTGGACATGCCTTTGAGTTCAAGGACATGGCGTTTGTTGGCGGTATTGTTAATGAAGCATCAGGCAGCATGATTGCCAGAGAAGAAGACAAAGCTCTGGTCTATATTGGTGCATCATCCGATAGTGATGTTTCGGCTAATGAAGGAAAGATCACCGACGGTGTGACTAATGCGGGGTTAATGTCAGGCTATTATTTAGCCTGGAACGACAACCTGAATCATACACTGGAAGTCACAAACCAAGGCACAGGTTTGATGACGGGTAGATTTCGTGGAAATATCAACTTTTATAACCATGGCTCATTTTTCACTGAACGCGGCACCAGTCTGACAGGTGACTTTACCCACACCGGTGTGCTTGAGTTCAGTGTCGATTCTGCGGCTTCAACAACGCCCGTTATGGACGTCAGTGGCACTGCAACGTTGTCGTCTGCCAGCTCTGTAGTGGTAGCACCGGACTTTGAACTCTACAACGACGACTCCCGTCTGGCTGGCGAATCCTATCAATTGCTGAGAGCAGGTACTTTGACAAACAGTGGCGCCAATATTCAGGGGTCAGTGTTAACAACAGTCAATGTGGTTGACGATAGCGGCAATACATTAACGGTGACGATTGACCGGAAAAAACCTGAAGAGGCGTCGTCTGGTTCAGAGGCTACCGAGGCAGTGATAGAAGCGGCAAGTCGTTCAAAGACCCTTTTTGACTTGTTGGCGGGTACGACGTCTAAGGCTCAGCTGGACAAGCTGGTTCAGGAAAACTGGGTGAACAACAGTCATGCAACGCAGCAGATGAACCTTATTGTTCAGGAAGAAGCGGTGTCTATTCCCCTGCAACGTCTAAGCACTGCCCGCAGTTTTTCCCGGGGTGTGTCGTTTGGCGATGAGCAGGCAGGCAAAGGCATCTGGATGCAGGTGCTGGCCGCAGAGGCTTCGCAGGACAGCCGGAAAAATAAGGCTGGTCATACTCTGTCAGGTTTTGATGCTGATATAGACGGCTTTAGTCTGGGGTTGGAAAGTTCGCTGGAAAAAGGGTTTTACGACATCACTTATGGTGCCGCCTTCACGGTTGCTGGCGTTAAAGCCGAAAAAAAGAACTCGATAGACGATAACCGCCTCAAAAACTATCAGCTGAGTGTGTACGGCTCCTACACTCGTGATCAGTGGTATCTCGACGGTGTTCTTAACTACGGGCGCAGTAAGCATGAACGTATGCGTTATGTTGAGCACCCTGACGTTGTCTTGTCTCCCATTGAGGCAGACTTTAACAGCAATCATTATGGTCTGAAGCTTCTGGCCGGGTTTACTTATCCCTACCTGAATACACTGTTCCAGCCTGTGATTGGCTTTAATTATTCCCGGATTGTCAGTGACGATTACAGGGAGAAAGACACCGGTAACACCCGTTTGGCCCAGTCCGTCAGTGGTCAGACGTATCAGAAGATTGAGCTGGGTGCAGGGCTGGAAATGAGCCGGATATACGAAATCGCCCAGGGTACGCTGGAACCTTCAGTTCGCATTATGGGCTGGTACGACATCAAGGGTGACCGGGTTAAAACGGATTCGATATTGATTGATGGTGGAGGCCCGTTAAACTTCGAGGGAGCAAAACCTGTCAGAGACAGCTATTCGGCTTCGTTTAATCTCACCTACCGGAGACTTGATAACCTGTCGATAGTTCTTGGTTATGACCGTCACCAGAAATCGGGCTACAAAAGTAATAATTACACTTTGAGAATGAAGTACGACTTCTAA
- the pdxA gene encoding 4-hydroxythreonine-4-phosphate dehydrogenase PdxA: MKPLVCVPMGDPAGIGPEIIIQSVTDSRLLNTCRLLITGTEECLKRAADVCQIKLQLNLCQRVAEMTGQKQTLNLFPVTSPPLSEAPFGAVTSAAGETAWQCIKAATELALKGDVDALATTPINKESLKAAGIPHIGHTEILADLTDCPDPLTLFQVKTLRVFFLSRHLSLREACDYITEPRLVGLSRRAIKALQQLGVQKPHLAIAALNPHGGEQGLFGDEEMVSIKPAIQRLQKEGFHVSGPLPADSVFHQALQGRYDAVLSLYHDQGHIATKMVDFEKTISITCGLPFLRTSVDHGTAFDIAGQGIASPVSMVEAIRLASEYAGRMKTLC, translated from the coding sequence ATGAAGCCTCTGGTGTGTGTGCCAATGGGTGACCCCGCAGGCATTGGTCCCGAAATCATTATTCAGTCAGTGACTGACTCCAGGTTACTCAATACCTGTCGCCTTCTTATTACCGGAACCGAAGAGTGCCTGAAACGTGCTGCAGATGTCTGCCAGATCAAACTCCAGCTGAACCTCTGTCAGCGTGTAGCAGAGATGACCGGGCAAAAACAGACCCTGAACCTGTTCCCGGTAACCAGCCCGCCACTGAGTGAAGCGCCCTTTGGTGCTGTGACCAGTGCAGCTGGAGAAACCGCCTGGCAGTGCATTAAAGCAGCCACCGAGCTGGCTCTGAAGGGTGATGTCGATGCCCTGGCCACCACTCCCATCAATAAAGAATCACTCAAAGCGGCTGGTATTCCTCACATTGGTCATACCGAAATACTGGCTGACCTGACAGATTGCCCGGACCCTTTGACACTGTTTCAGGTGAAAACACTCAGAGTCTTTTTCCTTTCCCGACATCTGTCGTTAAGGGAAGCCTGTGATTACATCACGGAACCGCGCCTTGTTGGGCTTTCCCGCAGAGCCATAAAAGCCCTGCAGCAGCTGGGAGTACAGAAGCCTCATCTGGCGATTGCCGCACTGAACCCTCATGGCGGTGAACAGGGGTTGTTTGGCGATGAAGAAATGGTGTCCATAAAACCGGCGATCCAGCGACTTCAAAAGGAAGGTTTCCATGTGTCCGGCCCGTTACCGGCAGACTCTGTTTTCCATCAGGCTCTGCAGGGACGTTACGATGCAGTGCTCTCCCTGTACCACGATCAGGGACATATCGCGACCAAGATGGTCGATTTTGAGAAAACCATTTCAATCACCTGCGGGCTGCCTTTTCTGCGCACATCGGTTGATCACGGAACCGCTTTTGATATTGCAGGACAAGGTATTGCAAGCCCTGTCAGCATGGTTGAAGCCATCCGGCTGGCGTCAGAATACGCAGGGAGAATGAAAACATTATGTTGA
- a CDS encoding DeoR/GlpR family DNA-binding transcription regulator has translation MLPVERREHILAYVEEKGCANIEEMASKFDVSQMTIRRDIRTLEQEDKLRVTYGGAVSKSFLMEDIPYEKKNAVNIEEKKSIASEAFKHIREGQIVLLDAGTSTMALAKMLMRLRVTVITPDLKIALQLSDSTTAKVYTTGGLVSSITKAHTDVAALSFLDSINADVVFLATNSWSLEHGVTTASTDHYYIRRKMLERANRKILLADSSKYGASSMKTICQLDELDTIITDSRFHDENITAIEEAGGQLIRA, from the coding sequence ATGCTTCCCGTCGAGCGTCGCGAACACATCCTGGCTTATGTTGAAGAAAAGGGCTGCGCCAACATAGAAGAAATGGCCTCGAAGTTTGACGTCTCACAAATGACCATTCGCCGAGACATCCGAACTCTGGAGCAGGAAGACAAGCTGCGCGTGACCTACGGTGGTGCAGTTTCCAAAAGCTTTTTGATGGAAGACATTCCATACGAAAAGAAAAACGCGGTTAACATCGAAGAGAAGAAGTCCATCGCGTCTGAAGCCTTCAAGCACATTCGTGAAGGCCAGATCGTACTGCTGGATGCGGGTACTTCCACCATGGCACTGGCAAAAATGCTGATGCGTCTGCGCGTCACAGTCATCACACCAGACCTGAAGATCGCCCTGCAGCTGTCCGACTCCACCACTGCCAAAGTTTATACGACTGGCGGCCTGGTCAGCTCTATCACCAAGGCTCACACCGACGTGGCTGCCCTGAGCTTCCTGGACAGCATCAATGCTGACGTTGTTTTCCTGGCCACCAACAGCTGGAGCCTGGAACACGGTGTGACCACTGCGTCTACCGACCACTACTACATCCGTCGCAAGATGCTGGAACGTGCTAACCGCAAGATCCTGCTGGCTGACTCCAGCAAGTACGGCGCTTCCAGCATGAAGACCATCTGTCAGCTGGATGAGCTGGACACGATTATCACTGATAGTCGCTTCCACGATGAAAACATCACAGCCATTGAAGAAGCTGGCGGTCAGCTGATTCGTGCCTAA
- a CDS encoding putative adhesin, protein MPIFSPKPKLVVNESVLSNSLNLYTCQSGDRKVQSVFIYCHGHYKPKKPGVLSSLDITVVPSGAWLYFYVPHGSVLITSLAEAMAGEFEPLETYMPGQKVANYILSPLEGRYSDAGFIKGIILRDRLGSGKKAKKHPLRECDVVQPKWDIRLGKLIDMLQWTDNLYPRVHCLFCRESVYRRGRQWYDPAIEESPHVHQSDVGRWQII, encoded by the coding sequence ATGCCTATATTTAGCCCTAAACCTAAACTCGTAGTGAATGAATCGGTTCTTTCCAATAGTCTGAACTTATATACCTGCCAGAGTGGTGACCGTAAAGTTCAAAGCGTATTTATTTACTGCCATGGCCACTACAAACCAAAGAAACCTGGTGTATTAAGTAGCTTAGACATTACCGTAGTGCCGTCGGGAGCGTGGCTCTATTTCTACGTACCACACGGGTCTGTTCTGATTACCAGTTTAGCTGAGGCAATGGCAGGAGAGTTCGAACCTTTAGAGACATACATGCCAGGACAAAAGGTTGCTAATTATATATTAAGTCCTCTGGAGGGTAGGTATAGTGATGCAGGTTTTATCAAAGGGATAATTTTGCGAGATCGGCTTGGATCAGGCAAAAAAGCGAAGAAACACCCACTTAGGGAATGCGATGTTGTTCAGCCCAAATGGGATATACGCCTTGGGAAGCTGATTGACATGCTTCAGTGGACGGATAACCTGTATCCCCGGGTTCATTGTCTGTTCTGTCGTGAGTCGGTATACAGGCGAGGCAGACAATGGTATGACCCAGCCATTGAGGAGTCTCCCCATGTTCACCAGAGCGATGTGGGCAGATGGCAAATCATTTAG
- a CDS encoding PqiB family protein: protein MNQNTSAPEPARANIKKRGNLSPVWLLPVVALLIVVWLVWKSVSEAGIVIDVEFQNGRGIKQGKTEVRLNGIAVGKVTGMAVSDDLKSVDVTLEMDRRMSSSLTDKSRFWLVQPQVSVAGISGLDTLVSGNYIAFQPDDTGINRKKFTALPSPPPLGEQEEGLSLTLRAKELSSIQNGSPVYYRRLKIGEVSSYDLSADDQYVDVEVFIKPRFAHLVRRNTRFWNAGGIELSGSLTNLKIRTQSIVSLVQGGVSLYTPEWEQEFPEAYQGDVFPLYRDYDEAEAGIAVEIDFPLDVALGQEKTRILFHGMEVGLIRDVELKDDYSGITANAVIRPDAVNLMVKGTRFWLVKPSIGLQGISGLETLLGGRYINMDVSNKDIKAAVPKRHFKGLASQPAASPSAPGLHLKLRADSLAGVSHGSPVLFRKMQVGSVQNHELTDDGVLIKILVDPAYQHLVNNSSRFWNISGITLQGGLQGFSIKAGTLNSMLAGGIAFDTPDRTSGKVKNGTGFTLYNSAEKAHQFGQKISLIFETAEGLQVGTKIKYKGLVVGHLTELKLDKQKEHIVADALLGKSSGWVAHEGSRFWLVRPKLGLANTANLETLVTGQYIEVLPGSRHDAVAKTRFEVEMAVPDDLPVSNGLRLQLVSSELGSVRRGNPVYYREIPVGTVTGYRLADPASHVLIFINIEERYKSLVTRKSRFWNASGIDVKFGLFSGAKIRTESLEALLAGGIAFATPEPGEPVAAGHQFTMAKEPESQWLRWAPAISISQEMSH, encoded by the coding sequence ATGAACCAGAACACTTCTGCACCGGAACCTGCCCGGGCAAACATTAAGAAACGTGGCAACCTGTCGCCTGTTTGGTTATTGCCGGTTGTCGCCTTGTTGATCGTTGTATGGCTGGTGTGGAAATCGGTCAGTGAAGCCGGAATTGTCATTGATGTGGAGTTTCAGAATGGCAGGGGTATTAAACAGGGTAAAACGGAAGTCAGGCTGAATGGTATTGCGGTCGGGAAAGTAACGGGCATGGCGGTGTCTGACGATCTCAAGTCCGTTGATGTCACCCTGGAGATGGATCGCCGAATGTCGTCCAGCCTTACGGACAAAAGCCGTTTCTGGCTGGTACAGCCGCAGGTAAGCGTAGCGGGTATTTCTGGCCTTGATACCCTGGTGTCGGGTAACTATATCGCTTTCCAGCCGGATGATACCGGGATTAACCGCAAAAAATTCACTGCCCTGCCGTCGCCACCTCCCCTGGGTGAGCAGGAAGAAGGGTTAAGCCTGACGCTCAGGGCAAAAGAGCTGTCATCGATACAGAATGGCAGCCCGGTTTACTATCGTCGTCTGAAAATTGGCGAAGTGTCGTCTTATGACCTGTCTGCGGACGATCAGTACGTGGATGTCGAGGTATTCATAAAACCACGGTTCGCCCATCTGGTACGTCGCAATACCCGTTTCTGGAACGCTGGAGGGATCGAATTGTCCGGCAGCCTTACCAACCTGAAAATCCGGACGCAATCCATTGTGTCTCTGGTTCAGGGAGGGGTGTCGCTTTATACCCCTGAGTGGGAGCAGGAGTTTCCAGAAGCCTATCAGGGGGATGTGTTCCCGCTTTATCGCGATTATGACGAGGCTGAAGCGGGCATTGCTGTCGAGATTGATTTTCCGCTGGATGTTGCGCTGGGACAGGAAAAGACCCGCATTCTGTTTCATGGTATGGAAGTGGGGCTGATCCGGGATGTTGAACTCAAAGATGACTATTCCGGCATTACCGCCAATGCCGTCATACGACCGGATGCCGTCAACCTGATGGTAAAAGGCACGCGCTTCTGGCTGGTGAAGCCGAGTATTGGCCTGCAGGGTATTTCCGGTCTGGAAACTCTGCTGGGCGGGCGATACATCAATATGGACGTCAGTAATAAGGATATAAAGGCGGCTGTTCCCAAACGACACTTTAAAGGTTTAGCCAGCCAGCCTGCCGCATCACCTTCTGCGCCAGGTTTACACCTGAAGTTGCGGGCTGACTCTCTGGCAGGTGTGAGTCATGGAAGCCCGGTTCTCTTTCGAAAAATGCAGGTGGGTTCCGTACAGAACCATGAACTAACGGACGACGGCGTTCTGATAAAAATACTGGTTGATCCTGCTTACCAGCATCTGGTCAACAATAGCAGCCGGTTCTGGAATATCAGTGGCATCACCCTGCAGGGTGGCTTGCAGGGGTTCAGCATTAAAGCCGGTACGCTGAACTCCATGCTGGCTGGTGGTATTGCTTTTGATACGCCTGACAGAACGTCAGGCAAGGTGAAAAATGGCACCGGTTTTACTCTGTACAATAGTGCTGAAAAAGCTCATCAGTTCGGGCAGAAAATTTCCCTGATCTTTGAAACGGCTGAAGGATTACAGGTGGGTACCAAAATAAAATACAAGGGGCTGGTTGTAGGACACCTGACTGAACTGAAGTTGGATAAACAGAAAGAACACATTGTGGCTGACGCCCTGTTGGGAAAAAGTTCAGGTTGGGTAGCCCATGAAGGCAGCCGTTTCTGGCTGGTCAGACCAAAGCTTGGACTGGCTAATACGGCGAATCTGGAAACACTGGTGACAGGTCAATACATTGAGGTGCTGCCTGGTTCCAGACATGACGCTGTGGCTAAAACCCGGTTTGAAGTTGAGATGGCTGTACCTGACGACCTGCCAGTAAGCAACGGGCTGCGCCTGCAGCTGGTCAGCAGCGAGTTAGGCTCTGTTCGTCGCGGGAACCCGGTTTATTACCGGGAAATTCCGGTTGGTACCGTAACGGGGTATCGTCTGGCAGACCCCGCCAGTCATGTCCTGATATTTATTAATATTGAAGAACGCTACAAATCGCTTGTCACCAGAAAAAGCCGTTTCTGGAACGCCAGTGGTATCGATGTGAAATTCGGTTTGTTCAGTGGCGCTAAAATCCGTACAGAGTCGCTGGAAGCTTTGCTGGCAGGTGGAATTGCCTTTGCAACACCTGAGCCGGGAGAACCCGTTGCCGCAGGTCATCAGTTCACCATGGCTAAAGAACCAGAGTCTCAGTGGTTGCGATGGGCGCCCGCCATTTCAATCAGTCAGGAAATGAGCCACTGA
- a CDS encoding DksA/TraR family C4-type zinc finger protein: MAGGFAKDGAVQDQIDDTVNDAVDQIRSRLPDSDSESATECDECGEPIPEERRRIFPGVRLCVRCQEELDQEQRLADLFNRRGSKDSQLR; encoded by the coding sequence ATGGCTGGAGGATTTGCAAAAGACGGAGCTGTTCAGGATCAGATTGACGATACAGTGAATGATGCTGTCGATCAGATTCGTTCGCGTCTGCCGGATTCTGACAGCGAGAGTGCAACAGAGTGTGACGAGTGCGGAGAACCCATACCGGAAGAACGTCGGCGTATTTTCCCCGGTGTCCGTTTATGTGTTCGCTGTCAGGAGGAACTGGATCAGGAACAGAGGCTGGCCGATCTGTTTAATCGCCGGGGCAGCAAGGACAGTCAGTTACGATAG
- a CDS encoding paraquat-inducible protein A: MKADSLQQPADAYSQSQSQLCPEDSSLTLCPDCDLLIREVTDSDPARKLIICCPRCNRNLREYHPEGLIKSLSWVITGLLLFLPANIFPVLVMEILDHQEASTIWDGVVALYREGLQGVALLVFALAILVPGMRLLILLFVMGAIFQEQHFQRWMKGIARHLFRRYVQLGEWGMVEIYLLGILVAVIKLAEMATVQPGAGLLCFAGLMAAELGISICMDEQEIWEQLEEHHENVSC; this comes from the coding sequence ATGAAGGCAGATTCTTTACAGCAACCCGCTGACGCATACAGTCAGAGTCAATCTCAACTCTGTCCGGAGGACAGTAGCCTTACTCTTTGCCCCGACTGTGATCTTTTGATCAGGGAAGTGACTGACTCAGACCCCGCACGCAAACTGATCATCTGTTGTCCAAGATGTAACCGAAATTTACGGGAGTATCACCCAGAAGGGCTTATAAAATCATTGTCATGGGTCATAACAGGCTTACTCCTTTTCCTTCCGGCCAATATTTTTCCGGTTTTAGTGATGGAGATTCTGGATCATCAGGAAGCCAGTACGATCTGGGATGGGGTGGTGGCGCTATATCGGGAAGGTTTGCAGGGGGTGGCACTTCTGGTGTTTGCCCTGGCTATTCTGGTGCCGGGTATGCGATTGCTGATTTTGCTGTTTGTGATGGGGGCGATTTTTCAGGAGCAGCACTTTCAGAGATGGATGAAAGGGATTGCCAGACACCTGTTCCGGCGTTATGTGCAGTTGGGTGAATGGGGAATGGTAGAGATCTATCTGCTGGGCATTCTGGTCGCTGTCATTAAGCTGGCCGAAATGGCGACGGTTCAGCCCGGAGCCGGTTTGTTGTGTTTTGCCGGACTTATGGCGGCTGAGCTGGGCATCAGTATCTGCATGGATGAACAGGAAATCTGGGAACAGCTAGAAGAGCATCATGAAAACGTATCCTGCTGA
- a CDS encoding acyl-CoA thioesterase: MFTQNLTPRFCETDALGHINNTVLPVWFEKAREPIFFIFNPEMDLQNWQLIIARIEVEFLKQLRFGQDVELRTWLEKVGNSSMYIHHEAWQSGQLCARGKAILIHYDYVSEKATPIPDHVRVKLSEHLEK, translated from the coding sequence ATGTTTACCCAGAATCTCACGCCGCGCTTTTGCGAGACCGATGCCCTTGGTCATATTAACAACACGGTTCTTCCGGTCTGGTTTGAAAAGGCCAGGGAGCCTATCTTTTTCATTTTTAACCCTGAAATGGATTTGCAGAACTGGCAGCTCATCATTGCCCGTATAGAGGTGGAGTTTCTGAAGCAGCTGCGTTTTGGGCAGGATGTCGAATTGCGGACATGGCTGGAAAAGGTAGGGAACTCCTCCATGTATATCCATCACGAAGCGTGGCAGTCCGGGCAGTTGTGTGCCAGGGGCAAGGCGATATTGATTCATTATGACTATGTCAGTGAAAAAGCGACGCCGATACCAGACCACGTTCGGGTAAAACTGTCAGAGCATCTGGAAAAGTAA